A region from the Vicia villosa cultivar HV-30 ecotype Madison, WI linkage group LG3, Vvil1.0, whole genome shotgun sequence genome encodes:
- the LOC131657898 gene encoding uncharacterized protein LOC131657898, whose amino-acid sequence MGDGGKGSWRKVDYSRKAQPKWDVAYGGKGKFEVREGVAVSSFFVSEFGARWRANDLYYEFKEHGDIVEFVIPPKTDKYGRRYGFVRFANVPDEKSLEVKLDNIFLDGRKLHVNLPRFVRPNPKKSGPDRKFCGVSEGVAEGAKKNPWGGNMADGGRKFRSFADVLQNKSPSRTTIEEPKTVLFSSCLEVVGQYRKAFIGVIRNPGVDVDLKKSFLEEGIFSIRVTTLGPNMCLLEDLIEGEIVRFIEERKDWWQEWFSAIKPWNPSDVDKERVAWMKIIGVPCHVWEESFFKMLAELVGSFVKCDEGTNLKSRMDVARICIRTCCLGMVEERVNVKIDDKVFPISIMEDCDLSSCKMFFSRERDDFVSGCSSQSEEDTVVAEEGGEEYEEENDLKNRWKR is encoded by the coding sequence ATGGGTGACGGTGGCAAAGGTTCTTGGAGAAAGGTAGATTATAGCAGGAAGGCGCAACCTAAATGGGATGTCGCGTATGGAGGGAAGGGGAAGTTTGAGGTGAGGGAGGGTGTCGCTGTATCTTCTTTCTTTGTGTCTGAGTTTGGAGCAAGATGGAGAGCAAATGACTTGTATTACGAGTTCAAAGAACATGGAGACATTGTCGAGTTCGTGATACCTCCTAAGACTGATAAATATGGTAGAAGGTATGGTTTTGTGCGTTTTGCTAATGTGCCGGATGAGAAATCTCTTGAAGTCAAGTTGGACAACATTTTTCTTGATGGTCGGAAACTCCACGTTAACCTGCCGAGATTTGTCAGACCTAACCCTAAGAAGTCTGGTCCTGACCGGAAGTTCTGTGGGGTTTCTGAGGGTGTTGCGGAGGGAGCAAAGAAGAACCCATGGGGTGGTAATATGGCGGACGGAGGTAGGAAGTTTAGATCTTTTGCTGATGTTCTTCAAAACAAATCTCCTAGCAGAACAACCATAGAAGAACCTAAGACTGTGTTATTCTCTTCTTGTTTGGAGGTTGTCGGTCAGTATAGGAAGGCGTTTATAGGAGTTATAAGGAATCCGGGGGTGGATGTTGATCTTAAGAAGTCCTTCTTGGAAGAAGGTATTTTCTCTATCAGAGTAACTACCTTAGGTCCAAATATGTGTCTGCTAGAGGACTTGATAGAGGGTGAGATTGTTCGGTTCATAGAGGAGAGGAAAGATTGGTGGCAGGAATGGTTCAGCGCCATTAAACCGTGGAATCCGTCAGACGTTGATAAGGAGAGAGTAGCGTGGATGAAAATCATTGGTGTCCCCTGTCATGTTTGGGaggaaagtttcttcaagatgtTAGCAGAGTTAGTTGGGAGCTTTGTCAAGTGTGATGAAGGCACGAATCTTAAGTCCAGAATGGATGTTGCTCGCATCTGTATTAGGACCTGCTGCCTTGGTATGGTGGAAGAGCGTGtgaatgtgaagatcgatgataaGGTCTTTCCAATCTCCATCATGGAAGACTGTGATCTTTCGTCCTGCAAGATGTTTTTTTCAAGGGAAAGGGATGACTTCGTATCTGGTTGTTCTTCCCAGTCGGAGGAGGACACGGTTGTGGCGGAGGAGGGCGGTGAGGAGTACGAGGAGGAGAACGACCTGAAAAATAGATGGAAGCGGTGA